The Kaistella daneshvariae genomic sequence GCCCATTACGACCACTTCGGTCGGGCGAACACCGGTGATGCCGCCGAGCATTAATCCGTTTGAAAGTGCCAATAATTCAGCCGCGTAAAGCACAGAAATATTCCCGGCAATTTCACCGATTAATCTTACAAGTGACAGCTGTTTATATTCGTCAGCGATGAATTCAAACGCGATAGCGTTGATTTTTTTCTCTGCGAGTTTTTTAAAATATTCTTTATCACGCAGGTTAATTTGCAAAGCAGAAACCAGATAAGTGTTCGGTTTCAGCATTTCAATTTCCTCCACTGTGGGTGGATTGATTTTTAAAACCAAATCCTGCTCAAATGTCTCACGCGGATCCTGTGTGATTTTCGCGCCGGAATCGGAGTATTGCAAATCGGTGAAAAAAGAACCATCGCCCGCGCCGGTTTCCACAATAACCTGATGACCGTTAGCCACCAAAACCTGTACAGCATCCGGAGTGATGCATGTGCGCCTTTCATTCAGGCAGGTTTCTTTCGGAATGCCGATGCTGAACTGTTTTCCTTTTTTCACAATTTCCAGTTTTTCCTCCTTTGGTAATAATTCCTGTTCGGTAAAAGGAGTGAAAACATGCGTGTTCCCCATAATTTAAGCTTTTATAAAACCACGGCTATTCCGTAGAAATTAAACCGCAAAGATACAATGATTTGATTAGTAATGAAGAAATTTTAGCGGAAGTTCACCACGCGTAAATCACCGTCGGTTTCAATGGTCATTTCGTGGTGCGGACTTTGAGAAAGTTCGTCTTCAAAAACTTCCGGCCACTCGATGATGCACAAAAAAGCATTGTCCAGATATTCATCAATGCCGATGTCATCCACTTCGCGCGCATTTTTCAGCCGGTACAAATCGAAATGAAAGATATTGCCTTTAGGTGTATCATATTCATTTACAATAGCGTAAGTAGGAGAGGAGACTTCCGCAAAGCTGCCCAGGCTTTTCACCAAATACTGTGTGAAAGTCGTTTTTCCAGCGCCTAGATTTCCTTTTAAAAGCAAAATATTATGCTTGAGTTCCGGCAAAATAGTGTCGATTACTTTTTGCCAGTCTTCAATTTTATCGATTTTAAATTCCATTTGTTACTTGTAAATTTCAATCTCAATTTCACCATCCTGCGTAATCGCTCCGCGGTACATTCCGGCAGTGTTGAAAGGCATCGCGATATTTCCGTCTTTGTCTAAAGCAATTAAGCCGCCGTCGCCTCCCATTCTTTGAATTTCATCAATGGTTTCTTGTGCCGCAGTTTTTACATCTTTATTTTGATATTCCATTTTCGCTGCGATGGTGCGCGCTGCTGTGGAACGGATGAAAAATTCGCCCCAACCGGTGGCAGAAATTCCAACCTGTGAATTCGCGTACGTTCCCGCGCCGATAATTGGCGCATCACCGATTCTACCGTATTTTTTATTGGTCATTCCGCCTGTAGAAGTTCCCGCCGTAATATTTCCCATTTTGTCTAAAGCAACAGCGCCCACGGTGCCAAATTTTTGATCGATTTCGTAAGCTGCGGGCACTGTATTTTGAGAAATTGGCTGCTTTTTGGTGCTTTTTTCCTTTTCTTTCAATTTTTGCAAACCGTCCCAACGGTCTTTTGTCCAGAAATATTTCGGGTCTACAATTTCTAAATTTTGTTCTTTCGCAAACGCTTCCGCACCGGAGCCCGAAAGCATGACGTGTTCTGATTTCTGCATTACCGCAATTGCAGTTCTGATTGGATTTTTAATGGTATGAACACCTGCAATGGCACCCGCAGATTTATCTTTTCCGTACATTATTGCCGCATCGAGTTCGTTTTTGCCGTCAGCGGTGAAAACGGCGCCTTTTCCGGCATTGAAGAGTGGCGAATCTTCCATCAGCACAATTGCCGCAGCCACAGCGTCCACCGAAGTTTTCCCGTTTTGGATTTCGGCATAACCTGCTTTTAAAGCTTCAGTAAGTTTTGCGGTATAGGCTTTTTCTTTTTCCGGCGTCATGTTGGATTTCAAAATGGTGCCGGCGCCGCCATGAATGACCATGACGTATTTTTTCTGGGCTGAAAGCAGCAGGGATGTCGCTACAAATGCGGATAAAAAGATTTTTTTCATAACAGGAAAATTGTTGGTCAAATTTATTGAATTTTTTGGTAGCGCGCGCCGCCGCAGGCGGAGCGCGCCAAAAAGAGATTCTTTAGCATTTAAGCAGGTAATTTTTTTGAGATTATAGTAAATATAAAACGGGAAATATTGCCATTTAAGCGGCGATTTTTTTTATTCGGGTATTTGTGGATTTTTCCTACGCACAGATTGTGCAGATTTGTGAAATTTAATTTGGCATTTCTCTCGCGGATTTCGCAGATTTCGCTGATGAAAGATTTTGAAAGATTGGGTGTTTTAGCGGCGAATTTTTTAGCATTTTTAAGGAAGCTTGTCGGCAAAACTGTAAAAATGAAAAATCTACCGTTTTAGCCGGTAATTTTTCAATTTGCTATTTCCGCGTAAGGGATAGAAATGGAAAGCCCGGAATGCACCGCGCTGCGCCGCAGGCGCAGCGCGGTAAATGAGGACTTGTAATGGAGAGCCCGACCCGGGCGGCGGGAAATCTACGCGCTCCCAAATTAAGCGCAGGCGAGGGATACGCCCAAAAATTCTGCTAAAACAGAAACTTATTTCCTATTTTTACCAAATGATTTCTAAGCAAACCATTGACAAAATTTTTTCAGCCGTCCGCGTGGAGGAAATCATTGGCGAATACGTGCAGCTGAAACGCACCGGCTCAAATTTCAAAGGTCTGAGCCCGTTTCACGATGAAAAAACGCCGAGTTTTGTGGTTTCGCCGAGCAAGCAAATTTGGAAAGATTTTTCCTCCGGCAAAGGCGGAACAGCGATTTCATTTTTAATGGACATCGAAAATTTCACCTATCCGGAAGCCTTGCGTCACGCCGCAAAAAAGTACGGAATTGAAATTGAAGAAGACAAAACGGAACTTTCGGATGAGCAAAAGCAAGCGCAAACCGACAAAGAACTGCTTTATAAAATTCATGAAATCGCAAGTGATTTTTATCAAAATCAGCTTTTTGAAACCGAAGAAGGCCGAACCATTGGCTATTCGTACTTTAAAGAGCGCGAACTCCGTGATGATATTATTAAAAAATTTCACCTTGGGTATTCGCCGGAACAGCGCAATGCTTTTACCGAATTTGCTTTAAATAAAGGTTACGGCAAAGAAATTTTGGAAAAATCCGGACTTTCGATTTTTCCCGAAAATGCGCCAAATGGTCTCGACCGTTTCCGTGAGCGTGTGGTTTTTCCGATTCACAGTTTTTCCGGCCGCGTTCTGGGTTTTGGCGCCAGAATTTTAAAAAATAACGTAAAAACCGCCAAATATTTAAATTCGCCAGAAACAGAAATTTATCATAAATCCAGCGTTCTTTACGGTTTAAATCAGGGAAAACAGGCGATTTCTAAAAATAATCTTTGTCTTTTGGTGGAAGGTTATATGGACGTTGTGGCACTTCACCAAGCTGGAATTGAAAATGTTGTGGCAAGTTCCGGGACGGCGTTAACAGTTGACCAAATTAAACTGATTAAAAGACTCACGGAAAACGTGACCATTCTTTTTGATGGTGATCCGGCAGGAATTAAAGCCAGTTTCCGCAGCATTGATTTGTTGCTTGCCGAGGAAATGAATATCAGAATTCTGCTTTTCCCCGATGGTGATGATCCCGATTCTTTTGCGCGAAAACATCCGCAGGATTATGTGGAAAATTTTATCGCAAAAGAAGCTAAAGACTTTATCGATTTTAAGGCCGAAATTTTACTGAAAGAAGCAGGCGATGATCCGATAAAAAAAGCGGAAGCCATTCGCGATATTGTAAAATCGGTCGCTTTTGTAAAAAACGCGCTGAAGCGTGAAGTTTATTTAAAGGAAGTCGCGACGAAATTTGGACTTTCGGAACAGTCGCTTTTTAACGAGCTGAATGTTCAGAAACAGATTCAGCAGCAGAATTCGCCGCAGCAAAAACCCGAGCCACAGCAGAAAACCAAAATGGAAGTGGTGGCGCCGGAAATCATTTCGGTAAATCCGCTGCTGGAACTGGAAGAGAAACTCGTTAAACATATGCTGAATTTCGGTGACCGCGTGCTCGAAAAAAGCGATGCTGAAAATAAGCCGTTTAAAATAACGGTGATGGAGGAAATTATCAGTCATTTTGAAGAAGATGATTATGAAGTTCAGTCGCCCATCAATGCTAAAATTATTTCCGAATTAAAGCAAGGTCTTCAGAATAATGAAATCATCACCAGCGATTTTTTCTTAACTTTAATGGACGAAAGTCTGGTTCAGAAGGTTTCTTCTGCAATTCTGGAAGCCGATGAACTGAGCAATTGGGAGAAAAGCAATATTTTTCCGCCAAAACCCGGAGAAAAACTGGAAGCCGAAATTGAAGATGATATTCTGATTCACAAAAGTCATTTCATTGAAAAACTGATTTATGATATCGTAAAAAAGCTGGATTCTTCAGCCGAAGGCGATGAAAACGACTACCTGGAGAATCTGAAAAAAATCATGATTTTGAAATCTTTGCTGAATGAAATAAATAAAAAACTGAACCGGCAACTGACAAAAGGGCATAATTATTTTAAGGAACAAAAATTGTAAAACAATCTGCGTAAAAAATATAAAATGGATATTAAAAAAGATTTCAGAGATTTTTCTGTAAAACACTTAGGAAACAGCGGTTTGGCTACTGATCAATATATGGGAATGTACGGACCTAATAACCTTACGCCGTATATTATGGAAGAACGTAGGTTAAATGTCGCTCAAATGGATGTTTTTTCGCGTTTGATGATGGACCGAATTATCTTCCTCGGAACCGGAATTGACGATCAGGTGGCGAACATTGTAACTGCTCAGCTTCTTTTCCTGGAAAGTTCAGATGCTTCAAAAGACATTCAGATTTACATCAACTCTCCGGGTGGTAGCGTTTACGCTGGTTTGGGAATTTATGACACCATGCAGATCATTAAACCTGATGTAGCCACAATCTGTACCGGAATTGCAGCTTCAATGGGCGCCGTTCTTTTGGTTGCAGGTGAAAAAGGCAAGCGTTCTGCGTTGAAACATTCCCGGGTGATGATTCACCAGCCAAGTGGTGGTGCGCAAGGTGTAGCTTCTGATATGGAAATTAACCTACGTGAGATGTTGAAACTGAAAAAAGAACTTTATGATATTATTTCTGAACATTCCGGGCAGACTTACGAATGGGTAGAAAAAGCGTCGGACAGAGATTATTGGATGACTTCCAGCGAAGCAAAAGATTATGGAATGGTGGACGAAGTTCTCCAAAGAAAAGTGGAAAATAAATAATCTTCTTTAAATTAAAATAGAAATGCGCCTCAATTGAAGCGCATTTTTTTTTCGCAAATTCGAAAAATTAGGCGTTAAAAGCCTCAATAATTTTAGAAAAATCTTCTATTTTCAAAGCTGCACCGCCGATCAAGCCACCATCGATGTCGGGTTGTGAAAAAATTTCCTGCGCGTTGTCCGGTTTTACCGAACCGCCGTATAAAATAGAAATTTCATCTGCGACCTCTTTTCCGTATTTCTCAGCGATTAAGCTTCTGATATGCGCATGAATTTCCTGCGCCTGTTCCGGAGAAGCGGTTTCGCCGGTACCAATTGCCCAAACAGGTTCATACGCGATGACCACTTTTGTAATTTCTTCAGCGCTTAAAGTAAATAAAGCCACTTCGGTTTGGTTTTTCACCACTTCCAGATGTTTACCGGACTTTCTTTGCTCCAAAGTTTCGCCGTTGCAGTAAATCGGTGTTAAACCTTTTTCTAAAGCCAGTTTAATTTTAGCATTGCAGTGCGAATCGGTTTCGCCGTGATACTGACGTCTCTCCGAATGCCCGATAATTGAACCTGTTGCGCCGATAGATTCCAGCATTTCTGCAGAAATTTCACCTGTGTAAGCTCCACTTTCGTATTCGCTCATATCCTGCGAAAAGATGCCGATTTCATTTAATGCAAATAAATCTTTCGCCATCAGTAGATAGAGTGCGGGTGGTGCGATCCAGACTTCGCAGTTGGTAGGATTTTGCTTTTTGTAATCTAACAACTGCAGCATCAGTTGCTGTGCTTCAATTACATTTTTGTTCATTTTCCAGTTTCCTGCAACAATTTTTTTTCTCATTTCCTTAATTTAATTTCCAGATATTTTTCATCATTTTATAATAATCGTGTTCCGGGTCAGAAACCTGCTCATCCGCTTTAATTAAAGTTTTAGCGAATTTCGCAAAAGAAATTCTTTCTTCCTCTGTGGAATCTTCAAGAAAACATTCCGCATGAAACTCAAAATGCTTTTTCCAGTCTTCCTGTTTCAACGTAGCAATCGTGTCTAATTCATCGTCCAAGTCCATTTTAAACGGAAATTCATCCGCAAGATATTTTTGGATATACATGCCTTCTTCCGGCGCAAATTCGCCGTCAATTGCCGAAAGAATCATCAGTAAATGATAACCGGCAATAGATTTATTAGATTTTTTTGAATACATTTTTGTTTTATTTTTTTTGTTTAATATAATCTTCAGCAGAACGTTTGTCTACTATTTTTCCGTTTTCCAGCGTAAGGACAAACGGGTTGCTTCTCGCAATGGTTTTAATGGCGGTGCCGTCCATCGTAGCATTTGGAATTGTCTTAAAAGTGTTGGGCTCGGTAGAAATTCCGTACATAAAAGCACTTTTTTCCTGTTTTATCAATTCTTCGGCTTTTGCCAAAATATCCGCATTTGTTTCTTTCGGTTTATACGCGAAAATCAATATGGCTTTTGGCGCATTTAAAATTTCTTCGGTTAAATCTTTTCCGTCCGCAGTTTCAGGTTTAAATTTACCAATTTCCGATTCGTAACCCTGTTTGGTCATTTTCGAAGTGGTTTTTCCTTCCTCGATTTTCCACGGCGAGCCGGTTTCCCAATACTTTTTGTCGTTCACATATTCGTCCTGATTTACCTCCAAAGCTTCACCGCTTTTTTCATTTTTCAAAACATAATACGTTTTAAAAATTGACGGGTTTTTTTCGATCTTTTGTCTTTCCAGCTTCATATCCGTCCCGATTTTATAGTCTCTAAAATCAATGAGCGGCTCATGTGTAATGCCCCAGTTAATGACAAAAACCATTACTACAAAGGCAAAAACGGAACTTATTTTTTTGATATTGGAATTTGCTTCCGGCGCATTGAACTCATTTTTATACAGAAAATAGAGAAGTACAAGGCCAATCAAGAGTACAATATCTTTCCAGAAGCTCTGCCATGGCGTAAGTTTCAAAGCATCGCCGAAACAGCCGCAATCTGTTACAACATTAAAATAGGCCGAATAAAAGGTGAGAAAAGCAAAAAATACACACAGCGCTAAAAGTGCGTAAAGCGTGAATTTCAGATAGCTTTTCAGTAAAAGAAAAAAGCCCAGAACGAGCTCCAGAATAACCACGATTATTGCGATAAGTAGAGCCTGCTTTTCTAAAAACGGCATATTGAAAACCGCGGGCGAAAAATATTCTTCAAGTTTAAAGGAAAAACCAACAACGTCGACTGCTTTTACAAAACCGGAAACCAAAAAAATAAGCGCAATTACAACACGCAGTATATTTTTAAACATATCAAATAAAATCTGGTTTAAAAGCCGTTTTTTCCTCGGAAAACTTAATGAGGCAGAAAACGGCATAATTTAGCATGTCGAAATAATTCGCGTCGATTCCTTCTGAAACCAAAGTTTCACCGGCATTATCCTCTATCTGCTTGGTTCTTAGGACTTTTTGATAAATTAAATCGGTGATGGAAGAAATACGCATTTCGCGCCAGGCTTCACCGTAATCATGATTTTTTTTCAGCATCAAATCTTTGGCTTCCTGCGCAAAACGGTCGTACAAGCTCAAAATTTCAGCTTTATCCTGTTTGAAATCATCGGCAACACCTTTTTCAAGTTGAATCAAGCCGATAATCGAATAATTAACAATCGCCATGAAATTTTCTTCTTCAGATTCACCGACTTTGGAAACACCGCTGGTCTGAAAATTCCTAAGACTTTTAACCTTAATGAAAAGCTGGTCGGTTAACGACGGCGTTCTTAAGACCCGGAATGAAGCGCCATAATCAGTGAGTTTATGACTGAAAAGTTCACGGCATTCGGCAATCACCTGATCAAACTGTTGAGCTGTTTTTTGCATAAAATTTCTAAACTTTTCAAAGATAAGAATTTCGGTTGAGAGTTTTGGCGCCGGAACGCGCTGAAATTGTATTTTTGTCTGATGAAAAGTGCAGTTTCACCTCCGGTTTTTCCTAATTTTCAGCTCATCAATTGTCGTGGTCGCCTCATTGATTTATCAGAACCTAACATCATGGGAATTTTGAATGTGACGCCGGATTCTTTTTCCGATGGCGGAAAGTTTAATTCCGAAAAAAATGCCCTTTTAAGGGCGGAAAAAATGATTTCAGAAGGTGCAGCAATCATCGACATCGGTCCGCAATCCACGCGACCAAAAGCGGAGTTGCTTACTGCGAAAGAAGAAATTAGCCGCTTAAATGGCATAATTTCTCAAATTAAAAAGCGGTTTCCCGAAACCTTAATTTCACTGGATACTTTTTATTCCGAAACGGTGAAATATGGTTTTGATGAAGGAATTGACATTATTAATGATATTTCCGGCGGAATGTACGATGAGAAAATGTTTGAAACCGCGGCACATACAGATCTTCCGTATATTTTAATGCACGTAAATCCGACTTACGAAAGTATGCACGAGCAGAAAGTTCCGAACGATATTCTACTTTCTTTGAATTATTATTTTTCCGAAAAAGTAGAAAAATTGCGGAGCCTCGGCGTAAAAGACATCATTCTGGATCCAGGTTTTGGCTTCGGCAAAAGTGTAGCGCAACAACATCAGCTTCTCGACGAACTGCAGCATATTTCATTCAGCGTTTTTCCCTTGCTGGTCGGGATTTCCAGAAAATCGTTTATATACAAACCTTTGGGAAAGCAA encodes the following:
- a CDS encoding tellurite resistance TerB family protein, producing the protein MYSKKSNKSIAGYHLLMILSAIDGEFAPEEGMYIQKYLADEFPFKMDLDDELDTIATLKQEDWKKHFEFHAECFLEDSTEEERISFAKFAKTLIKADEQVSDPEHDYYKMMKNIWKLN
- the tsaE gene encoding tRNA (adenosine(37)-N6)-threonylcarbamoyltransferase complex ATPase subunit type 1 TsaE — its product is MEFKIDKIEDWQKVIDTILPELKHNILLLKGNLGAGKTTFTQYLVKSLGSFAEVSSPTYAIVNEYDTPKGNIFHFDLYRLKNAREVDDIGIDEYLDNAFLCIIEWPEVFEDELSQSPHHEMTIETDGDLRVVNFR
- a CDS encoding BT_3928 family protein, with product MFKNILRVVIALIFLVSGFVKAVDVVGFSFKLEEYFSPAVFNMPFLEKQALLIAIIVVILELVLGFFLLLKSYLKFTLYALLALCVFFAFLTFYSAYFNVVTDCGCFGDALKLTPWQSFWKDIVLLIGLVLLYFLYKNEFNAPEANSNIKKISSVFAFVVMVFVINWGITHEPLIDFRDYKIGTDMKLERQKIEKNPSIFKTYYVLKNEKSGEALEVNQDEYVNDKKYWETGSPWKIEEGKTTSKMTKQGYESEIGKFKPETADGKDLTEEILNAPKAILIFAYKPKETNADILAKAEELIKQEKSAFMYGISTEPNTFKTIPNATMDGTAIKTIARSNPFVLTLENGKIVDKRSAEDYIKQKK
- the dnaG gene encoding DNA primase; protein product: MISKQTIDKIFSAVRVEEIIGEYVQLKRTGSNFKGLSPFHDEKTPSFVVSPSKQIWKDFSSGKGGTAISFLMDIENFTYPEALRHAAKKYGIEIEEDKTELSDEQKQAQTDKELLYKIHEIASDFYQNQLFETEEGRTIGYSYFKERELRDDIIKKFHLGYSPEQRNAFTEFALNKGYGKEILEKSGLSIFPENAPNGLDRFRERVVFPIHSFSGRVLGFGARILKNNVKTAKYLNSPETEIYHKSSVLYGLNQGKQAISKNNLCLLVEGYMDVVALHQAGIENVVASSGTALTVDQIKLIKRLTENVTILFDGDPAGIKASFRSIDLLLAEEMNIRILLFPDGDDPDSFARKHPQDYVENFIAKEAKDFIDFKAEILLKEAGDDPIKKAEAIRDIVKSVAFVKNALKREVYLKEVATKFGLSEQSLFNELNVQKQIQQQNSPQQKPEPQQKTKMEVVAPEIISVNPLLELEEKLVKHMLNFGDRVLEKSDAENKPFKITVMEEIISHFEEDDYEVQSPINAKIISELKQGLQNNEIITSDFFLTLMDESLVQKVSSAILEADELSNWEKSNIFPPKPGEKLEAEIEDDILIHKSHFIEKLIYDIVKKLDSSAEGDENDYLENLKKIMILKSLLNEINKKLNRQLTKGHNYFKEQKL
- the tpiA gene encoding triose-phosphate isomerase, encoding MRKKIVAGNWKMNKNVIEAQQLMLQLLDYKKQNPTNCEVWIAPPALYLLMAKDLFALNEIGIFSQDMSEYESGAYTGEISAEMLESIGATGSIIGHSERRQYHGETDSHCNAKIKLALEKGLTPIYCNGETLEQRKSGKHLEVVKNQTEVALFTLSAEEITKVVIAYEPVWAIGTGETASPEQAQEIHAHIRSLIAEKYGKEVADEISILYGGSVKPDNAQEIFSQPDIDGGLIGGAALKIEDFSKIIEAFNA
- a CDS encoding DUF1599 domain-containing protein; translated protein: MQKTAQQFDQVIAECRELFSHKLTDYGASFRVLRTPSLTDQLFIKVKSLRNFQTSGVSKVGESEEENFMAIVNYSIIGLIQLEKGVADDFKQDKAEILSLYDRFAQEAKDLMLKKNHDYGEAWREMRISSITDLIYQKVLRTKQIEDNAGETLVSEGIDANYFDMLNYAVFCLIKFSEEKTAFKPDFI
- a CDS encoding isoaspartyl peptidase/L-asparaginase family protein gives rise to the protein MKKIFLSAFVATSLLLSAQKKYVMVIHGGAGTILKSNMTPEKEKAYTAKLTEALKAGYAEIQNGKTSVDAVAAAIVLMEDSPLFNAGKGAVFTADGKNELDAAIMYGKDKSAGAIAGVHTIKNPIRTAIAVMQKSEHVMLSGSGAEAFAKEQNLEIVDPKYFWTKDRWDGLQKLKEKEKSTKKQPISQNTVPAAYEIDQKFGTVGAVALDKMGNITAGTSTGGMTNKKYGRIGDAPIIGAGTYANSQVGISATGWGEFFIRSTAARTIAAKMEYQNKDVKTAAQETIDEIQRMGGDGGLIALDKDGNIAMPFNTAGMYRGAITQDGEIEIEIYK
- a CDS encoding alanine dehydrogenase: MGNTHVFTPFTEQELLPKEEKLEIVKKGKQFSIGIPKETCLNERRTCITPDAVQVLVANGHQVIVETGAGDGSFFTDLQYSDSGAKITQDPRETFEQDLVLKINPPTVEEIEMLKPNTYLVSALQINLRDKEYFKKLAEKKINAIAFEFIADEYKQLSLVRLIGEIAGNISVLYAAELLALSNGLMLGGITGVRPTEVVVMGAGIVGEFATKAALGLGASVKVFDNSLSKLRRLHMMVDGRVPTSIIDPKELAKSLKRADVVIGALSKLSFVPIITEEMVIGMKKGSVIIDVTIDNGKMIDTSELTDMEDPYIIKHGVIHCGLPNLTSKMPRTTTKAISNFFLSYLLNYDEEGGFENMLVHKNEMKQSLYMYKGRHTKKMICDRFDLTYHDINLLIF
- the clpP gene encoding ATP-dependent Clp endopeptidase proteolytic subunit ClpP, translating into MDIKKDFRDFSVKHLGNSGLATDQYMGMYGPNNLTPYIMEERRLNVAQMDVFSRLMMDRIIFLGTGIDDQVANIVTAQLLFLESSDASKDIQIYINSPGGSVYAGLGIYDTMQIIKPDVATICTGIAASMGAVLLVAGEKGKRSALKHSRVMIHQPSGGAQGVASDMEINLREMLKLKKELYDIISEHSGQTYEWVEKASDRDYWMTSSEAKDYGMVDEVLQRKVENK
- the folP gene encoding dihydropteroate synthase, producing the protein MKSAVSPPVFPNFQLINCRGRLIDLSEPNIMGILNVTPDSFSDGGKFNSEKNALLRAEKMISEGAAIIDIGPQSTRPKAELLTAKEEISRLNGIISQIKKRFPETLISLDTFYSETVKYGFDEGIDIINDISGGMYDEKMFETAAHTDLPYILMHVNPTYESMHEQKVPNDILLSLNYYFSEKVEKLRSLGVKDIILDPGFGFGKSVAQQHQLLDELQHISFSVFPLLVGISRKSFIYKPLGKQPLDITEETQKLHLKALKNGAKILRVHDVAETKKTIDLFRNN